One Diospyros lotus cultivar Yz01 chromosome 1, ASM1463336v1, whole genome shotgun sequence genomic window carries:
- the LOC127807361 gene encoding internal alternative NAD(P)H-ubiquinone oxidoreductase A1, mitochondrial-like — MAMASLRKNLMKLLPLSSPARHSITPKAASSSYGFSTAPAGLGPTKPKEKARVVVLGSGWAGCRLMKGINTGLYDVVCVSPRNHMVFTPLLASTCVGTLEFRSVAEPIGRIQPAISREPGSYFFLAHCTGVDTDNHAVHCQTVTDGDTLEPWNFSISYDKLVIAAGAHPLTFGIKGVEEHAVFLREVYHAQEIRRRLLLNLMLSDVPGVSEEEKRRLLHCVVVGGGPTGVEFSGELSDFILRDVHQRYAHVKDYIHVTLIEANEILSSFDDRLRKYATKQLVKSGVRLVRGIVKDVQSQKIILNDGTEVPYGLLVWSTGVGPSPFIQNLELPKAPGGRIGVDEWLCVPSAPDVFAVGDCSGFLERTGKPVLPALAQVAERQGKYLAGQLNRIGKAGRAHANEATNTELGEPFVYKHLGSMATIGRYKALVDLRQSKEAKGLSLAGFVSWFIWRSAYLTRVLSWRNRLYVAINWLTTFIFGRDISRI, encoded by the exons ATGGCTATGGCTTCCTTGAGAAAAAACCTAATGAAATTACTCCCCCTTTCCTCCCCGGCCAGACACTCAATTACTCCAAAAGCCGCTTCATCTTCCTATGGATTCAGCACGGCGCCGGCGGGGCTGGGCCCAACGAAGCCGAAGGAGAAGGCCAGGGTGGTGGTGCTGGGATCGGGGTGGGCCGGCTGCCGGCTCATGAAGGGGATCAACACGGGGCTCTACGACGTCGTCTGCGTCTCGCCGAGGAACCACATGGTGTTCACTCCCCTCTTGGCTTCCACCTGCGTCGGCACCCTCGAGTTCCGGTCCGTCGCCGAGCCCATCGGCCGCATTCAGCCGGCAATCTCCCGCGAGCCCGGCTCATATTTCTTCCTCGCCCATTGCACCGGCGTTGATACTGATAACCATGCG GTGCATTGCCAAACTGTAACTGATGGTGACACCTTAGAGCCATGGAACTTCAGTATCTCTTACGACAAGTTAGTCATTGCTGCCGGAGCTCATCCCTTGACTTTTGGAATCAAGGGCGTGGAAGAGCACGCTGTTTTCCTTCGTGAAGTTTATCATGCTCAGGAAATTCGGAGGAGACTACTACTAAACCTGATGCTCTCTGATGTACCTG GAGTTTCTGAGGAAGAAAAGCGCCGACTGCTCCACTGCGTGGTGGTTGGTGGTGGCCCGACTGGAGTGGAGTTCAGCGGTGAGCTTAGTGATTTTATTTTGAGGGATGTTCACCAGAGATATGCACATGTCAAGGACTATATTCATGTCACTTTGATTGAG GCAAATGAGATTTTGTCTTCTTTCGATGATCGCCTAAGAAAATATGCAACAAAGCAATTAGTAAAG TCAGGAGTTCGTCTTGTTCGTGGAATTGTCAAGGATGTTCAAAGCCAGAAGATAATACTCAATGATGGAACCGAAGTTCCCTATGGGCTGCTTGTATGGTCTACTGGGGTTGGTCCCTCGCCGTTCATACAGAATCTGGAACTTCCAAAAGCTCCTGGTGGAAG GATTGGTGTTGATGAATGGCTCTGTGTCCCTTCTGCTCCCGACGTGTTCGCAGTTGGTGACTGCAGTGGGTTCCTTGAAAGAACTGGAAAACCAGTCCTCCCAGCTTTGGCCCAG GTAGCAGAGCGGCAGGGCAAGTATCTAGCAGGCCAGTTGAACAGGATTGGCAAGGCCGGCCGGGCACATGCCAATGAGGCTACAAATACAGAATTGGGAGAGCCATTTGTGTACAAGCATTTGGGCAGCATGGCAACTATAGGCAGATACAAGGCCCTTGTGGACCTCAGGCAGAGCAAG GAGGCAAAAGGACTCTCTCTAGCAGGATTTGTTAGTTGGTTTATTTGGCGATCAGCGTATCTCACCCGTGTCCTAAGCTGGAGGAACAGGCTCTATGTGGCAATCAACTGGTTGACAACCTTCATTTTTGGCCGTGACATAAGCCGGATATAG
- the LOC127807357 gene encoding zinc finger CCCH domain-containing protein 66-like, which yields MCSGSKRKTNPASLVMGGSEFGKKVGVLDNYSVLLELAAADDLVGFRAAVEEDGHGVDEPSCWYGRRIGSKEMTFEERTPLMIAAMFGSKHVLSYMLETARVDVNRACGSDGATALHCAVAGGSGSSPDVVKLLLHACADSNSLDGNGNRPADLISPLLGSSFNSKRRVLLRLLEGGCDIGEECIFEDQTVKDTEEQLDQLTLKPAASKDGTEKKEYPVDLSLPDIKNGIYGTDEFRMYVFKVKPCSRAYSHDWTECPFVHPGENARRRDPRKYHYSCVPCPEFRKGTCRQGDACEYAHGIFECWLHPAQYRTRLCKDETGCTRRVCFFAHKPEDLRPLYASTGSAVPSPRSFSNGASSLDMTSISPLNLGSPSHLMPSTSTPPMSPSAASSLGGSMWQNQPNIVLPTLQLPGSRLKTALNARDMDLDAEILGLERLRRQQQLIDEISGLSSPTSWNNSFVNAAAFATSLVDRNGESNRLGGLKPTNLDDVFGSLDPVGLTQLHGLSLDAPGSQVQSPTGMQMRQNINQQLRASYPTSLSSSPVRASSFGVDPSGPTAAAVLNSRAAAFAKRSQSFIDRSGAHRLSGISSPASSANMVPPNLSDWGSPDGKLDWGVQKEELSKLRKSSSFGFRSSSSLLPTAPSMLDTSDDPDVPWVQSLVKVEKPGEFCLENQHQQYSPNSGSPELLPSWVEPLYMDQKQMVA from the coding sequence ATGTGTAGTGGTTCCAAGAGGAAAACCAATCCGGCTAGTTTAGTCATGGGGGGTAGTGAATTTGGGAAAAAGGTGGGAGTTTTAGATAATTACTCGGTTTTGCTTGAATTAGCGGCGGCTGATGACCTGGTCGGCTTTAGAGCTGCGGTAGAAGAAGACGGTCATGGCGTTGATGAGCCAAGCTGCTGGTATGGGAGAAGAATTGGGTCCAAGGAGATGACCTTTGAAGAGAGGACTCCCCTCATGATTGCAGCTATGTTTGGCAGCAAGCATGTTTTGAGTTATATGCTTGAAACTGCGCGAGTTGATGTTAACAGGGCGTGTGGTTCGGATGGAGCCACCGCCCTTCATTGTGCTGTGGCTGGCGGTTCTGGTTCTTCGCCTGATGTTGTTAAGCTTTTGCTCCACGCTTGCGCGGACTCCAATTCTCTTGATGGTAATGGGAACCGACCTGCTGATTTGATCTCTCCATTGTTGGGTTCGTCCTTCAATTCAAAGAGGAGGGTGCTGCTGCGCCTGCTAGAGGGCGGTTGTGATATTGGAGAAGAGTGTATATTTGAGGATCAGACCGTCAAAGATACTGAAGAACAACTGGATCAATTGACATTGAAACCAGCTGCATCGAAAGATGGAACTGAGAAGAAAGAGTATCCGGTTGATCTTTCTCTACCGGACATTAAGAATGGGATATATGGGACGGATGAGTTCAGGATGTATGTTTTCAAGGTGAAGCCTTGCTCAAGGGCTTACTCTCATGACTGGACAGAATGCCCTTTTGTCCACCCTGGGGAAAATGCCAGGCGGCGTGATCCACGAAAGTATCATTATAGCTGCGTGCCATGTCCTGAGTTTCGGAAGGGTACATGCAGGCAAGGGGATGCTTGTGAGTATGCCCATGGAATTTTTGAGTGCTGGCTTCACCCTGCACAGTATCGAACCCGGCTATGCAAGGACGAGACAGGATGCACCAGAAGGGTGTGCTTCTTTGCACATAAGCCTGAAGATCTTCGCCCCTTGTATGCTTCAACTGGGTCGGCAGTGCCTTCTCCGAGATCATTCTCAAATGGTGCTTCGTCATTGGATATGACATCAATAAGCCCCCTCAATCTTGGTTCACCATCCCATTTGATGCCGTCCACTTCAACACCGCCCATGTCTCCATCAGCGGCTTCATCTCTGGGAGGGTCGATGTGGCAGAACCAGCCCAACATCGTGCTGCCGACTCTGCAGCTTCCTGGTAGCCGGTTGAAAACTGCACTGAACGCTAGGGACATGGACTTAGATGCTGAAATCCTTGGACTGGAAAGACTTCGTCGCCAACAACAGTTGATAGATGAGATCTCAGGACTGTCCTCCCCGACCAGTTGGAATAATTCCTTCGTCAATGCTGCAGCATTTGCTACCTCCCTCGTTGACCGAAATGGGGAGTCCAACAGGCTAGGAGGCCTTAAACCTACTAACCTTGATGATGTTTTTGGATCTCTTGATCCCGTAGGTTTGACCCAGTTACACGGGCTTTCTCTGGATGCGCCTGGATCCCAGGTCCAGTCTCCGACAGGAATGCAGATGCGCCAGAACATAAACCAACAGCTACGTGCGAGCTACCCGACAAGCCTTTCATCCTCGCCAGTCAGGGCATCATCGTTTGGGGTTGACCCATCTGGCCCTACTGCAGCTGCAGTTTTGAATTCAAGGGCAGCTGCATTTGCAAAGAGGAGCCAGAGCTTCATTGATAGGAGTGGTGCACACCGTCTGTCCGGGATTTCTTCACCGGCTTCTTCTGCTAATATGGTACCTCCCAACCTTTCAGATTGGGGATCCCCGGATGGCAAATTGGACTGGGGCGTCCAGAAAGAAGAGTTGAGCAAATTAAGAAAATCTTCTTCTTTCGGGTTCCGCAGCAGCAGCAGTTTATTACCTACTGCACCGTCAATGTTGGACACCTCCGACGATCCAGATGTGCCTTGGGTTCAGTCTCTGGTGAAGGTGGAAAAGCCCGGCGAGTTTTGCCTAGAGAACCAGCATCAGCAATATAGTCCAAACAGCGGAAGCCCTGAATTACTCCCTTCATGGGTGGAGCCGCTTTACATGGACCAGAAGCAGATGGTTGCTTAA
- the LOC127807999 gene encoding protein SMAX1-LIKE 6 isoform X1: MPPLFLFLFLFLFHSNLPSTPSHFAILNNFIRPFEFFIPFRPWTSSHSIPPPPVSPRLVCCYCYILLLYYKKFTYLLLVCTYLCSPAMPTPVGTARQCLTEEAARALDDAVAVARRRSHAQTTSLHAVSALLALPSSQLREACARARSSAYSPRLQFRALELCVGVSLDRLPTVKALEEPPVSNSLMAAIRRSQANQRRQPETFHLYQQMQQQQQQSSQSSVLCVKVELKHFMLSILDDPIVSRVFGEAGFRSCDIKLAILHPPPRFSRSRCAPLFLCNFPDADSSSLPGFKFPFAGVSTFETEDGNSRRIGEVLLKKKGKNPLLIGVCSKDALSSFLACVRTGKNGVLPSEIEGLSVVSISTEISEFVAKAGSHEVKQMIDLKLKEVSDSAKNRSGPGVVANIGELNVLIGDGASDDSVKYVVSQLTGLVEIHGEKLWLIGATESYETYAKMLAQFPAIEKDWDLHLLPITSSRPSSAGLSSKPSLMGSFVPLGGFFSTPTEYKNILSSTSQCTRCDVCNEKYEQEVSAILMGGSTTSVAGQYSAGLSSWLLTNECGTSKRKDVVKAKDDGTALNAKLMGLQRKWNDFCLRLHPTRSFHPAILQTRPEVQPLDASQFISDRKASSSKYSSSNESRPSNLISSVPMDLQKVSAQRQTITFPVASETGKANSQTKLPVEAPNSHQLEMEIPWPTAYPVCSLGLPSDRTSPSSVTSVTTDLGLGTIYAVSGPETGLSKFEDHKSRLHYFSGSVTAGFDAVSENASNHIASPSSCSGPELGGHVDLKDFKSLCRVLIEKVGRQGEAISTVSQAISRCKTGHGRLRGTNQKGDIWVSFLGQDKLGKKRVAEALAEVISGSRESLFSVDLSFEDGMSTSYSIFDRHDLNKYGVKLRGKTVVDYIAEELSRKPCSVMFLENVDKADLLAQNSLSQAIKTGRFPNSHGKEISTNNVIFVTTADTKWVNKGDTSEEDHVKFSEERILGAKAWQMQVLVGCVAGDASTTSCNRVNVVSIMRGKGNAKAVVSVSKRKLIDMNESMELEKSLDLPKRASKAAKCFLDLNLPVESEDNDCADYEGDYSSSENSEVWLEDFLGKMDERVVFEPFNFDSVAEEVLKEIGGCFQKIVGCCEASLEIDEEVMVQLLAAAWQSDTKRAVEDWVEGVLSRSFAEAKRRYSITARSVVKLVPFVEQGRRRLLMEPGGSSSCLPTRIMLN; the protein is encoded by the exons atgccacctctctttctctttctctttctctttctctttcattcCAACCTTCCCTCCACCCCTTCTCATtttgccatattaaataattttatacgcccctttgaattttttattccatttcGACCCTGGACTTCCTCCCATTCCATACCCCCTCCCCCCGTTTCCCCTCGACTCGTGTGCTGTTATTGTTATAtccttttattatattataaaaaatttacttaccTGCTGCTTGTGTGTACATATTTATGCTCGCCGGCGATGCCAACGCCGGTCGGCACAGCCAGGCAATGCTTAACCGAGGAGGCGGCGCGTGCGCTCGACGATGCGGTGGCCGTCGCCCGCCGCCGCAGCCACGCTCAGACCACCTCTCTCCACGCCGTCTCCGCGCTGCTGGCTTTGCCGTCGTCGCAGCTCCGGGAGGCGTGCGCACGCGCTCGGAGCTCGGCCTACTCGCCGCGGCTGCAGTTCCGGGCGCTGGAGCTCTGCGTCGGCGTGTCACTCGACCGGCTGCCGACGGTGAAAGCTCTGGAGGAGCCGCCGGTGTCGAACTCGCTCATGGCGGCGATCCGGCGGTCGCAGGCGAACCAGAGAAGGCAACCCGAGACGTTCCACTTGTACCAGCagatgcagcagcagcaacagcaaAGTAGTCAATCGTCGGTGTTGTGCGTAAAGGTCGAGCTCAAGCATTTTATGCTCTCGATTCTGGATGACCCGATTGTGAGCCGGGTATTTGGGGAAGCGGGTTTCCGCAGCTGTGATATCAAGCTCGCCATTCTCCATCCTCCGCCGAGGTTCTCGCGGTCTCGGTGCGCGCCTCTGTTTCTCTGCAATTTCCCCGATGCGGACTCTTCTTCTCTACCCGGTTTCAAGTTCCCCTTCGCCGGCGTTTCCACGTTCGAAACCGAAGACGGAAACAGCCGAAGAATTGGTGAGGTTCTGTTaaagaaaaagggcaaaaatCCTTTACTGATTGGAGTTTGCTCCAAGGATGCGCTCTCTAGCTTCCTAGCCTGCGTTCGAACAGGGAAAAACGGCGTATTGCCATCTGAAATTGAGGGTTTGAGCGTCGTCTCTATCTCGACAGAGATTTCCGAGTTCGTTGCCAAAGCGGGAAGTCATGAAGTGAAGCAAATGATTGATTTGAAGCTCAAAGAAGTAAGTGATTCAGCGAAGAATCGTTCCGGGCCTGGGGTCGTTGCTAATATCGGcgaattgaatgttttaattggCGATGGCGCTTCGGATGATTCTGTGAAGTATGTGGTTTCTCAATTGACTGGCTTGGTGGAGATTCACGGCGAGAAGTTGtggttgattggagcaactgAGAGTTACGAGACATACGCTAAGATGTTGGCTCAATTTCCTGCAATTGAGAAAGATTGGGATTTGCATCTGTTGCCAATCACAAGTTCAAGACCTTCAAGTGCAGGATTATCTTCGAAACCCAG CTTGATGGGGTCATTTGTTCCACTTGGTGGGTTCTTTTCTACTCCGACCGAGTACAAGAATATATTAAGCAGCACAAGTCAGTGTACTCGTTGTGATGTCTGCAATGAAAAGTATGAGCAAGAAGTTTCTGCCATATTGATGGGAGGATCCACTACATCGGTTGCCGGTCAGTACTCAGCAGGCTTGTCTTCTTGGTTGCTGACAAATGAATGTGGCACAAGCAAGAGAAAGGATGTTGTAAAG GCCAAGGATGATGGAACGGCATTGAATGCAAAACTGATGGGTTTACAGAGGAAATGGAATGATTTCTGCCTGCGTCTTCATCCCactaggtcattccatcctgcAATTTTGCAGACTAGGCCAGAAGTTCAACCTTTGGATGCTTCTCAGTTTATTTCAGATAGGAAGGCAAGTAGCAGCAAATATTCATCTTCAAATGAAAGCAGACCCTCCAATCTAATTTCTTCCGTGCCAATGGACTTGCAGAAGGTTTCTGCCCAGAGACAAACCATAACCTTTCCAGTGGCTTCCGAAACTGGAAAAGCTAATTCCCAAACCAAGCTACCGGTAGAAGCCCCAAATAGTCATCAGCTAGAGATGGAAATCCCCTGGCCTACCGCTTACCCTGTATGCAGTTTGGGCCTCCCCTCTGATCGTACATCACCATCATCAGTTACTTCTGTGACCACAGATTTGGGGTTGGGAACAATTTATGCAGTGTCTGGTCCAGAAACTGGACTATCCAAATTTGAGGATCATAAGAGTCGGCTCCATTACTTCTCGGGTTCTGTTACTGCAGGTTTTGATGCAGTCAGTGAGAATGCATCAAATCATATTGCCTCTCCTTCATCCTGTTCTGGTCCTGAGTTGGGAGGGCATGTGGACTTGAAAGATTTCAAGTCCCTTTGTAGAGTACTGATTGAAAAGGTTGGCCGGCAAGGTGAAGCCATTTCTACTGTTAGTCAAGCTATATCCCGTTGCAAAACTGGCCATGGAAGACTTCGTGGCACAAACCAGAAAGGAGACATTTGGGTCAGCTTTCTTGGACAAGACAAGTTGGGAAAGAAAAGAGTTGCCGAAGCACTTGCTGAGGTAATATCTGGGAGTAGGGAAAGTTTATTCTCTGTTGATCTGAGCTTTGAAGATGGAATGAGCACTTCATACTCCATCTTTGACCGTCACGATTTAAATAAGTATGGTGTAAAGTTAAGGGGAAAAACAGTTGTCGATTATATTGCTGAGGAATTGAGCAGGAAACCTTGCTCGGTTATGTTTCTTGAAAATGTAGACAAAGCTGATTTGCTGGCTCAGAATAGTTTGTCTCAGGCTATCAAAACTGGTAGATTTCCCAATTCACATGGGAAAGAAATCAGTACCAACAATGTGATCTTTGTCACCACAGCAGATACCAAATGGGTTAATAAAGGAGATACTTCTGAGGAAGACCATGTCAAATTTTCTGAGGAAAGAATATTGGGAGCCAAAGCCTGGCAAATGCAAGTTTTAGTTGGATGTGTTGCTGGAGATGCCAGTACAACCTCCTGTAACAGGGTGAACGTTGTGTCGATTATGCGAGGGAAGGGAAATGCCAAGGCAGTGGTATCTGTCAGCAAACGGAAGCTGATCGACATGAACGAGTCCATGGAGCTGGAGAAGAGCCTGGACTTACCAAAACGGGCTTCTAAGGCAGCAAAATGCTTCCTGGATTTGAACCTTCCAGTGGAATCAGAAGACAATGATTGTGCAGACTACGAGGGTGACTACTCCAGCTCGGAAAACTCAGAAGTTTGGTTGGAAGATTTCTTGGGTAAAATGGACGAAAGGGTTGTGTTTGAGCCCTTCAATTTTGATTCGGTTGCAGAAGAAGTGCTGAAAGAAATCGGGGGATGCTTCCAGAAGATAGTGGGATGCTGCGAGGCTTCGCTGGAGATCGATGAGGAGGTGATGGTGCAACTGCTTGCCGCAGCCTGGCAATCAGACACAAAGAGGGCAGTGGAGGACTGGGTGGAAGGGGTTCTCAGCAGGAGCTTTGCAGAAGCCAAGCGGAGGTACAGCATCACTGCTCGCTCTGTTGTAAAACTGGTTCCTTTCGTAGAACAAGGCCGCCGCCGCCTTTTAATGGAGCCTGGAGGATCATCCTCATGCCTTCCCACTAGAATTATGCtcaattga
- the LOC127807999 gene encoding protein SMAX1-LIKE 6 isoform X2: protein MPPLFLFLFLFLFHSNLPSTPSHFAILNNFIRPFEFFIPFRPWTSSHSIPPPPVSPRLVCCYCYILLLYYKKFTYLLLVCTYLCSPAMPTPVGTARQCLTEEAARALDDAVAVARRRSHAQTTSLHAVSALLALPSSQLREACARARSSAYSPRLQFRALELCVGVSLDRLPTVKALEEPPVSNSLMAAIRRSQANQRRQPETFHLYQQMQQQQQQSSQSSVLCVKVELKHFMLSILDDPIVSRVFGEAGFRSCDIKLAILHPPPRFSRSRCAPLFLCNFPDADSSSLPGFKFPFAGVSTFETEDGNSRRIGEVLLKKKGKNPLLIGVCSKDALSSFLACVRTGKNGVLPSEIEGLSVVSISTEISEFVAKAGSHEVKQMIDLKLKEVSDSAKNRSGPGVVANIGELNVLIGDGASDDSVKYVVSQLTGLVEIHGEKLWLIGATESYETYAKMLAQFPAIEKDWDLHLLPITSSRPSSAGLSSKPSLMGSFVPLGGFFSTPTEYKNILSSTSQCTRCDVCNEKYEQEVSAILMGGSTTSVAGQYSAGLSSWLLTNECGTSKRKDVVKAKDDGTALNAKLMGLQRKWNDFCLRLHPTRSFHPAILQTRPEVQPLDASQFISDRKKVSAQRQTITFPVASETGKANSQTKLPVEAPNSHQLEMEIPWPTAYPVCSLGLPSDRTSPSSVTSVTTDLGLGTIYAVSGPETGLSKFEDHKSRLHYFSGSVTAGFDAVSENASNHIASPSSCSGPELGGHVDLKDFKSLCRVLIEKVGRQGEAISTVSQAISRCKTGHGRLRGTNQKGDIWVSFLGQDKLGKKRVAEALAEVISGSRESLFSVDLSFEDGMSTSYSIFDRHDLNKYGVKLRGKTVVDYIAEELSRKPCSVMFLENVDKADLLAQNSLSQAIKTGRFPNSHGKEISTNNVIFVTTADTKWVNKGDTSEEDHVKFSEERILGAKAWQMQVLVGCVAGDASTTSCNRVNVVSIMRGKGNAKAVVSVSKRKLIDMNESMELEKSLDLPKRASKAAKCFLDLNLPVESEDNDCADYEGDYSSSENSEVWLEDFLGKMDERVVFEPFNFDSVAEEVLKEIGGCFQKIVGCCEASLEIDEEVMVQLLAAAWQSDTKRAVEDWVEGVLSRSFAEAKRRYSITARSVVKLVPFVEQGRRRLLMEPGGSSSCLPTRIMLN from the exons atgccacctctctttctctttctctttctctttctctttcattcCAACCTTCCCTCCACCCCTTCTCATtttgccatattaaataattttatacgcccctttgaattttttattccatttcGACCCTGGACTTCCTCCCATTCCATACCCCCTCCCCCCGTTTCCCCTCGACTCGTGTGCTGTTATTGTTATAtccttttattatattataaaaaatttacttaccTGCTGCTTGTGTGTACATATTTATGCTCGCCGGCGATGCCAACGCCGGTCGGCACAGCCAGGCAATGCTTAACCGAGGAGGCGGCGCGTGCGCTCGACGATGCGGTGGCCGTCGCCCGCCGCCGCAGCCACGCTCAGACCACCTCTCTCCACGCCGTCTCCGCGCTGCTGGCTTTGCCGTCGTCGCAGCTCCGGGAGGCGTGCGCACGCGCTCGGAGCTCGGCCTACTCGCCGCGGCTGCAGTTCCGGGCGCTGGAGCTCTGCGTCGGCGTGTCACTCGACCGGCTGCCGACGGTGAAAGCTCTGGAGGAGCCGCCGGTGTCGAACTCGCTCATGGCGGCGATCCGGCGGTCGCAGGCGAACCAGAGAAGGCAACCCGAGACGTTCCACTTGTACCAGCagatgcagcagcagcaacagcaaAGTAGTCAATCGTCGGTGTTGTGCGTAAAGGTCGAGCTCAAGCATTTTATGCTCTCGATTCTGGATGACCCGATTGTGAGCCGGGTATTTGGGGAAGCGGGTTTCCGCAGCTGTGATATCAAGCTCGCCATTCTCCATCCTCCGCCGAGGTTCTCGCGGTCTCGGTGCGCGCCTCTGTTTCTCTGCAATTTCCCCGATGCGGACTCTTCTTCTCTACCCGGTTTCAAGTTCCCCTTCGCCGGCGTTTCCACGTTCGAAACCGAAGACGGAAACAGCCGAAGAATTGGTGAGGTTCTGTTaaagaaaaagggcaaaaatCCTTTACTGATTGGAGTTTGCTCCAAGGATGCGCTCTCTAGCTTCCTAGCCTGCGTTCGAACAGGGAAAAACGGCGTATTGCCATCTGAAATTGAGGGTTTGAGCGTCGTCTCTATCTCGACAGAGATTTCCGAGTTCGTTGCCAAAGCGGGAAGTCATGAAGTGAAGCAAATGATTGATTTGAAGCTCAAAGAAGTAAGTGATTCAGCGAAGAATCGTTCCGGGCCTGGGGTCGTTGCTAATATCGGcgaattgaatgttttaattggCGATGGCGCTTCGGATGATTCTGTGAAGTATGTGGTTTCTCAATTGACTGGCTTGGTGGAGATTCACGGCGAGAAGTTGtggttgattggagcaactgAGAGTTACGAGACATACGCTAAGATGTTGGCTCAATTTCCTGCAATTGAGAAAGATTGGGATTTGCATCTGTTGCCAATCACAAGTTCAAGACCTTCAAGTGCAGGATTATCTTCGAAACCCAG CTTGATGGGGTCATTTGTTCCACTTGGTGGGTTCTTTTCTACTCCGACCGAGTACAAGAATATATTAAGCAGCACAAGTCAGTGTACTCGTTGTGATGTCTGCAATGAAAAGTATGAGCAAGAAGTTTCTGCCATATTGATGGGAGGATCCACTACATCGGTTGCCGGTCAGTACTCAGCAGGCTTGTCTTCTTGGTTGCTGACAAATGAATGTGGCACAAGCAAGAGAAAGGATGTTGTAAAG GCCAAGGATGATGGAACGGCATTGAATGCAAAACTGATGGGTTTACAGAGGAAATGGAATGATTTCTGCCTGCGTCTTCATCCCactaggtcattccatcctgcAATTTTGCAGACTAGGCCAGAAGTTCAACCTTTGGATGCTTCTCAGTTTATTTCAGATAGGAAG AAGGTTTCTGCCCAGAGACAAACCATAACCTTTCCAGTGGCTTCCGAAACTGGAAAAGCTAATTCCCAAACCAAGCTACCGGTAGAAGCCCCAAATAGTCATCAGCTAGAGATGGAAATCCCCTGGCCTACCGCTTACCCTGTATGCAGTTTGGGCCTCCCCTCTGATCGTACATCACCATCATCAGTTACTTCTGTGACCACAGATTTGGGGTTGGGAACAATTTATGCAGTGTCTGGTCCAGAAACTGGACTATCCAAATTTGAGGATCATAAGAGTCGGCTCCATTACTTCTCGGGTTCTGTTACTGCAGGTTTTGATGCAGTCAGTGAGAATGCATCAAATCATATTGCCTCTCCTTCATCCTGTTCTGGTCCTGAGTTGGGAGGGCATGTGGACTTGAAAGATTTCAAGTCCCTTTGTAGAGTACTGATTGAAAAGGTTGGCCGGCAAGGTGAAGCCATTTCTACTGTTAGTCAAGCTATATCCCGTTGCAAAACTGGCCATGGAAGACTTCGTGGCACAAACCAGAAAGGAGACATTTGGGTCAGCTTTCTTGGACAAGACAAGTTGGGAAAGAAAAGAGTTGCCGAAGCACTTGCTGAGGTAATATCTGGGAGTAGGGAAAGTTTATTCTCTGTTGATCTGAGCTTTGAAGATGGAATGAGCACTTCATACTCCATCTTTGACCGTCACGATTTAAATAAGTATGGTGTAAAGTTAAGGGGAAAAACAGTTGTCGATTATATTGCTGAGGAATTGAGCAGGAAACCTTGCTCGGTTATGTTTCTTGAAAATGTAGACAAAGCTGATTTGCTGGCTCAGAATAGTTTGTCTCAGGCTATCAAAACTGGTAGATTTCCCAATTCACATGGGAAAGAAATCAGTACCAACAATGTGATCTTTGTCACCACAGCAGATACCAAATGGGTTAATAAAGGAGATACTTCTGAGGAAGACCATGTCAAATTTTCTGAGGAAAGAATATTGGGAGCCAAAGCCTGGCAAATGCAAGTTTTAGTTGGATGTGTTGCTGGAGATGCCAGTACAACCTCCTGTAACAGGGTGAACGTTGTGTCGATTATGCGAGGGAAGGGAAATGCCAAGGCAGTGGTATCTGTCAGCAAACGGAAGCTGATCGACATGAACGAGTCCATGGAGCTGGAGAAGAGCCTGGACTTACCAAAACGGGCTTCTAAGGCAGCAAAATGCTTCCTGGATTTGAACCTTCCAGTGGAATCAGAAGACAATGATTGTGCAGACTACGAGGGTGACTACTCCAGCTCGGAAAACTCAGAAGTTTGGTTGGAAGATTTCTTGGGTAAAATGGACGAAAGGGTTGTGTTTGAGCCCTTCAATTTTGATTCGGTTGCAGAAGAAGTGCTGAAAGAAATCGGGGGATGCTTCCAGAAGATAGTGGGATGCTGCGAGGCTTCGCTGGAGATCGATGAGGAGGTGATGGTGCAACTGCTTGCCGCAGCCTGGCAATCAGACACAAAGAGGGCAGTGGAGGACTGGGTGGAAGGGGTTCTCAGCAGGAGCTTTGCAGAAGCCAAGCGGAGGTACAGCATCACTGCTCGCTCTGTTGTAAAACTGGTTCCTTTCGTAGAACAAGGCCGCCGCCGCCTTTTAATGGAGCCTGGAGGATCATCCTCATGCCTTCCCACTAGAATTATGCtcaattga